The Changchengzhania lutea genomic sequence GCAGACAGAACGGCGATTGAGAGGTCTTTTGATATTTCATTTAAATATCCTAAACTTCACAAACCTAAACCTGTTATAAATGGTTTAGCAGAATCTTCTGTGCTTACCATAAATCAAAACAACCAAAGCGAAGTAACCTTAGCTATTTGGGGTTTATTACCAGAATCTTTTCAAGAAGATTGGCAAGTGTACCAGGACATAAAAAACACGCTTAATATTGATGTAGAGGAAATCGATCAGAATTCAGACTATATTGACGCATTGCAACATAGACGTTGCATTGTTATAGTTACAGGATTCTTTACCTATTATTTACATGATGGCGAATTATACCCATATTATGTATATTCTGAAACAGAAGAACCTTTTGGATTAGCTGCTGTTTACAACGAACTTGAAGATGGCTTTACTACAGCTTCCATATTGGTGTCTGAAGCTAATGATTTTATAAAAAAAATACATAATGCAGATGCGCTCATGCCCGTAATTTTAAACAAAGACGATCATAATTTATGGTTGGATGCTAAAACAGAAAGCACAGACCTGGAACTCCTGTTCCATACGCCTAACCAATTAAAGCTTACAGCGCACCCTATTGCTAAAGAGTTTCACAAGTCTGATATTATATACGATTCTGTATTAGACCCAGTAGAGTACAAAAACATACCAAACATTAAGCGCATTAGAAGAATGGACTAATGCCAATTATATTTATTTACTAACGCTCTTGATTTCTGTTCTATATTGACTAGGGAGAATACCATAGCGTTCAATAAAAATCTTGCTAAAGTAACTTCTGCTGCGTAAACCAATACCATACACAATTTCAGAAATGGTTAAATCTGTTTTTAGCAATTGATCTCTAGCCACCTCAAGTTTTAAATCTCTAATATATTCGTTTACAGATTTTGAAAAAAGAACCTGAAACCCTGATTGTAGTTTCTTGGGGCCTAATCCTGATAGTGTGGATAAAGCTGTTACTGAAAGCGGTTCAGACAAGTTATCTGAAATATAACTGGTAAGTTCATGAATTTTTTTGATATGACTTGACGACAAGGTATCTGGCAGAACGGTTTTGCTTTGGAAATTCTGATGTTCAAGTATTTGCATGGCCATGATTAAGTTAATTTGGCCTTCAATGGACAAGGTTCTAATAATACCCTCATCGTGTGAATTAGACATCTGTTTAATCTGATCAGCGATTTTGAGATTGTAATTTCCCAAATGCTGATAAGAGACGGTGTCATTTTCTTTATTAAAAAGCTGACTTAAAACCTTGTCTAAATACTTAATATTATTATTTTTCTTGCCTAAATAGTCTGAAGTATCTAATTGAATGATGTTTGTTTTTACCGCTTTATCTTTAGGGAATACAAATGTTTTTCGCTTTGCCTTCTTATCGGAAATGATAATGTTTTGGTAACGATTAAATGTTGAGAGTTCTTTATTGGTGCTATAGCCAAATTCTAAACTACCTTCTGACACAAAAATAAATTCTACAAGTTTTCTATTCTGGGAAACAAAAATGATTTTCGTCACTTCTTTAAATGTAACATCAAAATCTATTAAAGACAGTCCCCAATCAAAATCGATTCCTCTAATGACACCATGACCATATTTATTGTCGAATGTTAAAGTAAATTCACCACATGATGAAACAACATGTCCATCCAATACCTCACTTAATTGGCGTATGGTATTTTCGGTATTTGAGTTTTTAATAACAATTTCATGCATAACTTGATGGTGAAATTTTTATTCATTTCAGCATACAAAGAACTGGATATTGTCAATTAGTGTTTAGCGATTCTGAAAGATAAATTAACACTATTGGGCACAAAAAGAACTCAAAAGGGCAAAAATTTGGTTACAAAATACTATGCAGATTTCTCCTTTCTGGATTTAATCATGTAGGCTTTTGGTGAAATACCATATTTTTTTTTGAAGATTTTGGAGAAGTAACTTCTGGAATTTATCCCTATTTTATAGGTGATTTGGGTGATGTTTAAACCCGTAGTTTCCATCAATTTACGGGCTTTCTCTAGTCTGTAATCTCTTATAAATTCTTTTACCGAAGCGTCATATAAATGTTTAAAGCCATTTTGAAGTGCGTTTTGGTTTAAACCCACGCGTTTGGCCAGTACTGTAATATTGGCTACGGTGTCAAGTTCTGTTTTAATAATATCAACAGCCTTCTCAATACTTTTAATGGTAGATTGTCGTAATATCTTTCTGTTTTCAGGGCCGTTTAAATCATCAAGGTACTGTTTAAGCTGACTCATGACAATAGCATATGTTTTACCTTCCAGAAATACCGATTTCATAAAGCCTTCCAATTCGCATTCAACACATTCATCTAAATCCTGAGCGATATCTAAACTATAGTTTCCCTTATAATAAAATTTGTTGACGCCATTAACATCTCTAAACATGCTTATTAAATCATCATCCATTTCAGATAAAAACGTCTCAATCTTTTCTTCAAATTCCTTTCTATTAATTTCTATAGTAAATAAACAAACAGACTTGTTTGCAGGTATTTTAAAGGTGTGATTGTTTTTAGGCGCACTAGCCACAATAGCACTTTCAAGACGGCCTATACTATGTAAATCGTCATCCTGTTCAAAACTGTGCTTAATGGAAGACTCTCTATTGAATATAAATTTTAATGGATGTACAATGTCGTGCTCAAATTCAAGTATAAGTTCTTTTTTCAATGAAAAATCGATATCTACCACACCAACACCATGTTCAAAAGTGGTGGTTTTAATGTAGCCTTTTCCAAATTCTTTAGGAATATTTAAGCAATGCTCATTCTGTGATTCATGATAATCGACTTTGAGCAGTTTAGCCATATCTATTACAATTTGACTAACATCAGTGTCATTAATTTTTAAAGTTGTCTTCAAAGGGATAGCAAATAAGGGTTTTTACAATCTTATAAAGATAGTTTAATTTAATTAGCAAATAAAAATTTTAAAAAAAAAGACCTTGATATTTATATCAAGGTCTTTCCGAATAACCAAATTCTAACTACCAACCACAAACTAACTAACTAATGTCTTCTAGTCTTTTAATTTTGTTTAAATCGCTTTGGATTTGACTCCATTGATTTTTTAATATTGAGGCCGTTCGTTCAGGAAAACGAGGCTCGTTATCGCTTAAGGCGTCTTCATAATCGTCCAACGCAGCTCTTTCTCCAGTTATGGCAGCTTCTAACATAGACTCATCATTATCTGAAGAGAACAGTGCTTTAGTATCCATCCAAGTTCTGTGTAAGGCTCCAGTAACGCTTCCTCCTTTGTCAGGTTCTTGACCGTAAGTTTTTAATTCACTTTTTATCTCGTGTCCGAAAGAATTTCTTTCTGCTGCTTTTCTATTAAAAAAACGTTTCAAGCTGTCTGATTTCGCATTTTCTGCCGCTTTACGATATCCTTTTTCTGCATCGTAATTCTTCTCTAATAAGTCATTTAACTTATTTCCTACTTCTTCTGTATAATCGTACATAATATGTTTTTATTTAAAAATTACAGGTATGTTCTTTTTTGATGCCTACCCTTTAACATCATTATGTTTTGCTTACAGTGTAAATTTACAACCATAATGCGCTCTAACTTTGTTCATTTAATATGGATTTTGACTCATATAAATTTTAAGGGCTTTTTAACATTTTCGAGCGATTTTACTTCTTTCTACAATCGCTCATATAAGCATTATAGTTGTCTGCTAATGTTGTTTTTTGAGATTCGGATAATACTTTTCCAGCAAGTTGAAAAAAGGTATGTTCTTCGTCTTCTAAATGATGCTCTACTTTTTCTTTTAAATTTTTGGCATACTTTAACCACGCAGACGAATCGTAATCTGTTTTTTCTAAGGTTTCAACAATTTCATCTATCTCATGGTGTTCAGCTACTCCATGTCTAGCGTGTGGTTGTGTTTTATCGATATCGATTAACGGCGAGTAAAAATGACGTTCTTCACCATTTGCATGAATTTCCAGTTCGTGCTTCAAGGCTTTAAATGCTCGGTCCCTGGTTTTAGAGTCTCCTTCGGTTTGAACTAATACCTCTAATAATTGTCTTTGTATATCGTGGTCTTTTCTTAAGCTTTCAAAAATATTCATTGTGATTGTGTTTTTAGTTATTTGATAAAAAAAAGTGACTTGAGCATAAGCCTAAGTCACTTTTAAATAATTTATAGTGTAATGGGTTTATGCTAGTCTGAGTATATTTCTCTGTAACCTTCAACCATTTTTTCAACGTCTTTCATACTAGAATAGTATTTATAAGAACTGTTAAAAACTCTATTCGGTCTTTCACCAACTATAATGTGCTTTACATTTAAATCTGGTGCATTTAAGGTCAGTTGATCTGAGATACGTAATTTTTTATCACCTAATGTGGTTTCTTTTTTCTCAAGTTCAGAAACTACAATGATATTATTTTTACTAGCATATACTTTTTTAATCTCAATTTCATGCTCTGTACCATCTACTTCTGCTTCAACTCTAATTGTTCGTTCCTCTTTGTCTCCAAATTCGTCAGGCATATCTACGTCTACATAAGGCACTTCTACTTCTACCTCTTCCATTACAACAACCACTTTAGGTACTTTTACCATTTTAGTTCTTGTTCCTACATTCACATCTGCCCAGTCCACATCAAAAGAAGGTAATTGTCCTGATTCTGCGTCGATATCTAAATCTACTTCTGGTAATTCAGCTTCTTTAGTTTGATCTATTTTGCAACTTGTAGCGAATAATAAGGCTACTGTTGACATTGCTAATATTGTTTTTTTCATAATCGATATTTTAATTAGTTAATTAATCGTTACAGCAAAATTAAGCCCTTAATTCAAGAGGACTTTGCTCTAAAGGATTATATCTTAACTCAAACAAGCAGTCTATTATTATGGAATATATAAACTTACTTTCACATGCTTTTTTTGATTAATTTTGCAAAGGTTGGATTTTATATAGCTCCACATCCTAATAACATTATGATCACAATTAATATTACTGCCAAGAGCACCGAGGGGACAGTTAAACAAATACAAGCGGTTTTAGGCGGCACTATTTCTGAGCGTTGGGGTGAATACGTATTGGATATTGATAATGAAAATGCGATTGGAAGCATTCGCTTTATTACTTTTGATTGGGGCGGTAGCCTATTAGAGTATCGAATTGTGTTTTTTGAAGAGATTGAGCTCATCATGGATACTTCGGAATTTAATCCTATTCACTTTACTTACTGTTTAAAAGGCCATTGTTTCCATAGCTTCAGGAAAGCGGATCAACCTATTAAACTGGAGGAGTTGCAACCTGTTATATTCACTAGTAAGGATGACGGGTACAATTACGGCTATTTCCCTAAGGATATAGAACTGCATATAAACACTATTCAAATAAGTCGTGTCAAGTTTATTAGGAAGCGCTTGAATGATGCGTCCATTTTAAATCAAAAATTATATAAAGTGTTCCATGACGACCAGCATGAAAGGGAATTCTCTTATTTTGGAACCTATAATTTAAAATTGGCCCAACTGGTAAAATCACTTAAAAAGGTGAAACAGGAAGGGATGATTCGTATCATGCTTATAGAAGGTATTGTCTACCAAATATTGTCGCTACATATGATTCAGCATGACAGGGATGTACAGCGCAAAAAAGGAAAGGCACCACTTTTAAAGCGTGAATTAAAAATTATCAGAAAAATTGCAGAGCAAATTACCTTAGATGTTTCAAAGGATTATAATTTGGAAGCTTTGTCTACTCAAACAGGTTTAACTCAGGCCAAGTTGCAAGAAGGCTTCAAGCATTTCTATGCCAGAACGGTTACAGAATACGTGCGGCATGTACGTTTAGAAAAAGCGAGAGATTTAATTATAGAAACCGACCTTAATATTTCTCAAATTGTATACTCCATTGGTTTTAGCAGTAGAAGCTATTTCTCTAAAATCTTTAAAAATAAATATGGTATTAGTCCTAGTGAATTTCAGCAGAATAAAAGAGGATTAGAGATAGTAGCATAAAACCTAAAATTACGTTTCTAATTTTTTTATATTTTAAAAGACAATCCATTTAATGATTTTATGACGAAAATTATTCCCCAACCCATTAAAAAAGAAGTTTTAGAGGCTTTGTCTTTTTTTCCGCAATTGGAAGATGTCAAGATAACTTTTCAGATAAAAAAGAATATTAAAAAATCGACTATGCAAGCGCGTCCAGCATTTGGTAGTTTTTTTAAACGCAGAAAGCATAGAAACTATTTGATACTTATTAGCGAAAAGTTTAAAATAGCAGAAACCTCTTTTTCAACATTACATATTCAATCTGATATTTTAGTGGGTTGGATTGGGCATGAGTTGGGACATATTTTGGATTATGAAGGACGCAATAGGTGGAATTTAATAAAATTTGGCATTAACTATTTGTTTTCTGAAGTGTCTATAGTAGAGGCAGAGCGTTCTGCAGATACCTTTGCTGTAAAACAAGGCATGAAAGACTATATTCTAAAAACGAAAAATTTCATCTTAGATCACGCCGATATTTCTGATGCTTACAAACTTCGAATAAAAAAATACTACTTATCTCCAGAGGAAATTATGGAAGTCGTTAACGAACATGAAAATGCATAATATTCTTATTGCTGACTAACAAAGTCTTCCCATTCGGCAAATTTTTCTTCGTTCATAACGCGTTCCATTTTTACTTGGCCACCTTTCTTCTTGTTGTGCCCGCTCCATTCATGAAATATCTCGCTAGAAATCACATGCACTTTAACACCTTTTAAAGCCTTGCTTCTCGCCACTTTATAGTTTTTATTAGCGCTTTTTAAAAAGGTATCTAGTGTTTCTGCAACTACATTTTCGTCGGCATTCATAGCACTACCTATATACCAAGTATGGTAAAATTCATCATCTTCATAGCGTTTTGCGCAAATGGTATATTCTGAAATTTTAGTATCAAATTCAGATTCTAAATGATTCATCGCATCATCCATTTTATTTACAGATAATTGAGAGCCCACAGTATTTAAAAAGAACTTGGTACGACCTGTAATTTTAATTTCGGCACGTTCTGTGTCTGTAAACTCAATGGTATCACCAATAATGTAGCGCCAGGCACCACTAACGGTACTCATAATGAGCACATAATCTTGATTGGTAGTTACATCTTTTAATGCCACCGTTGGGGCATCATCAGTTAAAGAACCATCTTCGTTGATATACTCGGGCTTAAAAGGGACAAATTCATAATAGATGCCATTGTCTGTAATAAGTTGCATAGCATCCGTTTCTGGTCTGGTCTGGCAGGCGATAAAACCTTCTGAAGCTAAATACGTATCGATAACCGTTACAGGTTTGCCCATTAAAGCTCGAAAACTTTTTTCGTATGGTGCAAATGCGACACCACCAGAGGTATACACTTGTAAGTTTGGCCAAATATCGTGTATGTTTTCAAGATTATGATATTCAATCACTTTTTGAAGCATGAGTTCTATCCAAGATGGAATGCCACTAAGTGCACCAATATCCCATTCTTCGGCACGTTCGGCAATACGTTGTACGCGTTCGTCCCAATCGTCAATTTTAGCAATTTCGACACCAGGTTTATAATAATTTTGAAACCAAAATGGGATATTACTTGCACTAATACCACTTATTTCGCCTTCTAATTTATCATTGCGTTCTTCTAAATCTGTAGAACTGCCTAACATCATGATTTCTTTTTCGAAAAATTCGGCAGGAAAATCAAAATTATTTAATGCCAGTACTTGATTTATTCCGGCCTTTCTTATCGCATCTATCATGGCGTCTGTTACTGGTATTCTTTTGCTTTCCTTTCCTGTTGTACCAGAACTCAAAGCAAAATAAGATGGCTCTTCTGGCCAGGTCACATTGGTTTCTCCTTCATGCAGTTTATGCCACCACTCATCATTAATTTTATTATAATCAAAATATGGTATCGTCTGCGAAAACATTGTACTTGGTGCTTCAGAATCTAAAATAGCTTCAAAATGGTAGAATTCTCCAAACTGCGTATTTTTGGCTTCTGTTAGAAGGTTTTTAAGGACTTCTTCCTGTGCCGTAACATGGTTGGAATTTGATGTAAAATAATCTGCGGCATAAATAATGCCTTTAATAATGTTTCCTAATATGGCCATTTTTTGTTTTTTTAAATATTATAATAAGGGACTAAATATTTTAGCCATCCCCTCTAAAAGTTTATCTGATACGGGTCTTTCTTTAAACGTTCGATAGTTTAATACGCGGCAATTTTTAATGTTGTTTTCGAAATCCTCTACCATTTCAATAGCGATGGCTTCGTCAAATATCAAGGTGTTCACCTCATAGTTGTATTCAAAACTTCTATAATCAAAATTACCAGAACCAATAGAAGCAATTTGCTTGTCAATAACAATAACCTTACTGTGTGAAAAGGTGTCTTTTAGCGTGTAGATATTAACCCCTACTTCTAACAAACTTTCAAAATTGCCAAACATACTGTTTTTGGCCATTTTACTATCGCTATTTGTAGGCACCATAATATTCACTTTCACACCTCTTAATACGGCCATTTTTAAGGCTTCTAACAGCATTCTATTAGGAATAAAATAAGGGTTTTCTATATGGATGCTTTCTTCTGCACTATGTACCATCGTTACATACTGATGCAAAATAGAAAGGTGTTTTAAATCTGGACCACCACAAACAATCTGTAAAAGGGAGTCGCCTGCCTTGGTTTGTTTTGGGAGGTATTTTTTGTTGGTAAGTAGGGTTTCGTTACTTGCAAAATAATAATCTTTAATAAAAACACGATGCAAATGATCTACAACACTGCCTTCTAGCTTGATATGTAAATCGTCCCAAATTCCCATTGGAGAATGATCTGAAATGTACTTATCTGAAATATTCACACCACCTGCAAAGGCCACACAACCATCTATAACTATAATTTTACGATGATTTCTAAAATTGAGCGTTGATAAAATAGTACTTAACTTAATTGGCAAGATTGGAAAGACATGCACCCCGGTTTTTTTTAGCTTCTTAATCGTTTTATCTTTCCAACCGAAACTTCCTAGGGCATCATATAGAATGCGTACTTCAACACCTTCTTCAACTTTTTTTTGGAAAAGGGCGCACAATTTATCTAATATCTCTCCTTCTTCCAGAATATAATATTGCAAATGAATAAAATATTTAGCATCATGTAAGGCCTTAAATATAAGGTCAAAGGTGTCTTGGCCATTTTTAAGCAATGTCACACTATTTCCATCAATAGCTGGAAAACCAGAACTATTTTCTAAAAGTTTAGCAATTCTTCCAAACTTATCAGAATCAAATTTATGCTTAAATTCTTCTATATTTTCACTGGTATGGTTTAAATCGTATAACCGCCTTTTGGCATTAAAATTAAGGGTAAAAAACCTGAATTTTTTTCGGTTTATACCAAAGAGCATGTATAAAATAACCCCAAGTATAGGAAAAACAATCACAACAAAAATCCAACCAATAGAACGTGCTGGTCTATTCCCATAAAGTATAATGCTCAAAATTGCCCAAAGCGTGCTTATAGCATAAAGAATTAAAAAAGCGTATAACATGTAATTTGAATATTTTGAATATTGAAAGTTATCAATATTTCTTCGCAATTTAAAACCTTATTATCAAAGCATTGTGCTCATTTACAATAAGCATTAGCAATTATTATAGTTTAACTCATAATCTGCTCAAAAAGCGTCTCTAAATCAGGTAAATTTATCGGTGAGGGGTATAATAAAATAGATTAAATCAACAAATGTGCTAAAAACTGTGTCAATATTGCTAATTTTTAAAGTATTGAGGCTATACTTTTGTCGGGTTAAAAAGAATTGAATTTTGAACCTTATTTTTATGTTGCGCTATCCCATAGTTTATCTGGCTATCTCATTAATTTCCGGGATCTTAGGATTTGGCGGCGTTGCTGAGTCGGCATCTGGAATAGCTATATGGTTCTTCTTCCTTTTTCTTGCACTCTTTGTGATCTGTACCTTAAGCAGGTTAAAAAGATAAATTTAAATCTCATTACCAAGATTTAAACAAGTGCTTACAATAGTTTGACAACTATTTTAATAGTAGTTATTCAAACACAGCAACCCAACTAATTTATCAAAATTTTTTTAAAAAGCATTTAAAGAGTTGATTTCTAATGGAGGTCTACTTTTTGCAAAAAATATTGTCATGGTACATATTAATGGTAAAATTGGGAATAACGGTGTTATTAAAGATATAACGAAACGACCGGAAGCGGTTTTAGATTTGTATAATCTAATCTATGCGCAACCTGAGATGTTGAATATTAGCAGATCTTCTAAAACTGAAAGCACTTACATATATAAAATGAATGGGAAAGAAATTATTAATCCCACAGAAATAGAACGGATTAATAATTTAGTTATCCCGCCTGCATGGAAAAAGGTAAAGATTGCTAACCAGGATAATGCTCATTTGCAAGCGGTTGGTAGGGATGATAAAAACCGAAAGCAATATATATATCATCCCAAATGGAATGTTATTAGAAACCAGACTAAATTTACCAAGTTAAATGATTTTGCTAGTGCTTTGCCTAAAATGAGAGAACAGATTGCACTTGATATAGAACAGAAAGCATGGAACAAAACCAAAGTTTTAGCTATTGTTATTAGGCTCCTTGAAGAATCTCACATTAGGGTTGGTAATTCATATTACACCAGAAAGAATAAAACCTATGGCTTGTCAACACTTAGAAGTCGTCATTTGAATATTTCTAAAAATAAACTGAATATTGAATTTATAGGTAAAAAAGGTAAAAAGAATAAGGTCACTATTGAAAATAAAAAACTTGTAAAACTAGTTAACAGATGCGAAGAAATTCCTGGTTGGAGACTTTTTCAATATTATGATGAAAATGGTGATGAGCACGCTGTGGAAAGTCAAATGATTAATGAATATATTCAAGAAATAAGCGGAGAGAATTTTTCTGCCAAGGATTTTAGAACATGGTCTGCGTCTTTAATTTGTTTTGATGCATTAAAGCAATTCAAATATTCAAAAAAGGAATCAACACGCGAAAAACATGTTATTCAGGCCATTGACCAAGCCGCAGAGTCCTTAAATAATACACGCGCTGTTTGTAAAAAATATTATGTCCATCCAGTTATTATAAATAGCTATATTGATGGGAGTATTGACCCTTTTTTTAAGCAGATCAGCAAAACCAAATCAAAATCGGAATACGAGCTTCAACCCAACGAACGTGCCTTAAAGGCCTTATTAAAAACCTATAAACCAGAAGCATTAATTTTAGAATAAATTACTATAAGTTGGGGGTTATCATTTTTTTTAATTAGCTTCATAAGCTCATTATTACCCAAATAAATTTACAAAGAGAACTTAACTTATGTCATTTTCGCGCACCCAAGAAAAACTTAAAATTTTAGCCGATGCGGCCAAGTACGATGTGTCTTGTTCTTCAAGTGGAAGTCATCGTTCCAATGCTTCAAAAGGACTAGGCGATGCAACGGGCATGGGCATTTGCCATAGTTATACGCAAGATGGTCGTTGTGTTTCTTTACTAAAAATTTTACTTACAAATCATTGCATTTTTGATTGCGCGTATTGTGTGACAAGAAAAAGTAACGATATAAAACGAGCCGCTTTTAAAGTACAAGAAGTCGTCGATTTAACAATCAATTTTTATAGAAGAAATTATATTGAAG encodes the following:
- a CDS encoding SOS response-associated peptidase, translated to MCYKISNTADRTAIERSFDISFKYPKLHKPKPVINGLAESSVLTINQNNQSEVTLAIWGLLPESFQEDWQVYQDIKNTLNIDVEEIDQNSDYIDALQHRRCIVIVTGFFTYYLHDGELYPYYVYSETEEPFGLAAVYNELEDGFTTASILVSEANDFIKKIHNADALMPVILNKDDHNLWLDAKTESTDLELLFHTPNQLKLTAHPIAKEFHKSDIIYDSVLDPVEYKNIPNIKRIRRMD
- a CDS encoding helix-turn-helix transcriptional regulator — translated: MHEIVIKNSNTENTIRQLSEVLDGHVVSSCGEFTLTFDNKYGHGVIRGIDFDWGLSLIDFDVTFKEVTKIIFVSQNRKLVEFIFVSEGSLEFGYSTNKELSTFNRYQNIIISDKKAKRKTFVFPKDKAVKTNIIQLDTSDYLGKKNNNIKYLDKVLSQLFNKENDTVSYQHLGNYNLKIADQIKQMSNSHDEGIIRTLSIEGQINLIMAMQILEHQNFQSKTVLPDTLSSSHIKKIHELTSYISDNLSEPLSVTALSTLSGLGPKKLQSGFQVLFSKSVNEYIRDLKLEVARDQLLKTDLTISEIVYGIGLRSRSYFSKIFIERYGILPSQYRTEIKSVSK
- a CDS encoding helix-turn-helix domain-containing protein, with product MKTTLKINDTDVSQIVIDMAKLLKVDYHESQNEHCLNIPKEFGKGYIKTTTFEHGVGVVDIDFSLKKELILEFEHDIVHPLKFIFNRESSIKHSFEQDDDLHSIGRLESAIVASAPKNNHTFKIPANKSVCLFTIEINRKEFEEKIETFLSEMDDDLISMFRDVNGVNKFYYKGNYSLDIAQDLDECVECELEGFMKSVFLEGKTYAIVMSQLKQYLDDLNGPENRKILRQSTIKSIEKAVDIIKTELDTVANITVLAKRVGLNQNALQNGFKHLYDASVKEFIRDYRLEKARKLMETTGLNITQITYKIGINSRSYFSKIFKKKYGISPKAYMIKSRKEKSA
- a CDS encoding ferritin-like domain-containing protein — translated: MYDYTEEVGNKLNDLLEKNYDAEKGYRKAAENAKSDSLKRFFNRKAAERNSFGHEIKSELKTYGQEPDKGGSVTGALHRTWMDTKALFSSDNDESMLEAAITGERAALDDYEDALSDNEPRFPERTASILKNQWSQIQSDLNKIKRLEDIS
- a CDS encoding hemerythrin domain-containing protein, which translates into the protein MNIFESLRKDHDIQRQLLEVLVQTEGDSKTRDRAFKALKHELEIHANGEERHFYSPLIDIDKTQPHARHGVAEHHEIDEIVETLEKTDYDSSAWLKYAKNLKEKVEHHLEDEEHTFFQLAGKVLSESQKTTLADNYNAYMSDCRKK
- a CDS encoding helix-turn-helix transcriptional regulator, which codes for MLFLINFAKVGFYIAPHPNNIMITINITAKSTEGTVKQIQAVLGGTISERWGEYVLDIDNENAIGSIRFITFDWGGSLLEYRIVFFEEIELIMDTSEFNPIHFTYCLKGHCFHSFRKADQPIKLEELQPVIFTSKDDGYNYGYFPKDIELHINTIQISRVKFIRKRLNDASILNQKLYKVFHDDQHEREFSYFGTYNLKLAQLVKSLKKVKQEGMIRIMLIEGIVYQILSLHMIQHDRDVQRKKGKAPLLKRELKIIRKIAEQITLDVSKDYNLEALSTQTGLTQAKLQEGFKHFYARTVTEYVRHVRLEKARDLIIETDLNISQIVYSIGFSSRSYFSKIFKNKYGISPSEFQQNKRGLEIVA
- a CDS encoding GH3 family domain-containing protein encodes the protein MAILGNIIKGIIYAADYFTSNSNHVTAQEEVLKNLLTEAKNTQFGEFYHFEAILDSEAPSTMFSQTIPYFDYNKINDEWWHKLHEGETNVTWPEEPSYFALSSGTTGKESKRIPVTDAMIDAIRKAGINQVLALNNFDFPAEFFEKEIMMLGSSTDLEERNDKLEGEISGISASNIPFWFQNYYKPGVEIAKIDDWDERVQRIAERAEEWDIGALSGIPSWIELMLQKVIEYHNLENIHDIWPNLQVYTSGGVAFAPYEKSFRALMGKPVTVIDTYLASEGFIACQTRPETDAMQLITDNGIYYEFVPFKPEYINEDGSLTDDAPTVALKDVTTNQDYVLIMSTVSGAWRYIIGDTIEFTDTERAEIKITGRTKFFLNTVGSQLSVNKMDDAMNHLESEFDTKISEYTICAKRYEDDEFYHTWYIGSAMNADENVVAETLDTFLKSANKNYKVARSKALKGVKVHVISSEIFHEWSGHNKKKGGQVKMERVMNEEKFAEWEDFVSQQ
- the cls gene encoding cardiolipin synthase encodes the protein MLYAFLILYAISTLWAILSIILYGNRPARSIGWIFVVIVFPILGVILYMLFGINRKKFRFFTLNFNAKRRLYDLNHTSENIEEFKHKFDSDKFGRIAKLLENSSGFPAIDGNSVTLLKNGQDTFDLIFKALHDAKYFIHLQYYILEEGEILDKLCALFQKKVEEGVEVRILYDALGSFGWKDKTIKKLKKTGVHVFPILPIKLSTILSTLNFRNHRKIIVIDGCVAFAGGVNISDKYISDHSPMGIWDDLHIKLEGSVVDHLHRVFIKDYYFASNETLLTNKKYLPKQTKAGDSLLQIVCGGPDLKHLSILHQYVTMVHSAEESIHIENPYFIPNRMLLEALKMAVLRGVKVNIMVPTNSDSKMAKNSMFGNFESLLEVGVNIYTLKDTFSHSKVIVIDKQIASIGSGNFDYRSFEYNYEVNTLIFDEAIAIEMVEDFENNIKNCRVLNYRTFKERPVSDKLLEGMAKIFSPLL
- a CDS encoding DUF1328 domain-containing protein, translated to MLRYPIVYLAISLISGILGFGGVAESASGIAIWFFFLFLALFVICTLSRLKR
- a CDS encoding DNA topoisomerase IB → MVHINGKIGNNGVIKDITKRPEAVLDLYNLIYAQPEMLNISRSSKTESTYIYKMNGKEIINPTEIERINNLVIPPAWKKVKIANQDNAHLQAVGRDDKNRKQYIYHPKWNVIRNQTKFTKLNDFASALPKMREQIALDIEQKAWNKTKVLAIVIRLLEESHIRVGNSYYTRKNKTYGLSTLRSRHLNISKNKLNIEFIGKKGKKNKVTIENKKLVKLVNRCEEIPGWRLFQYYDENGDEHAVESQMINEYIQEISGENFSAKDFRTWSASLICFDALKQFKYSKKESTREKHVIQAIDQAAESLNNTRAVCKKYYVHPVIINSYIDGSIDPFFKQISKTKSKSEYELQPNERALKALLKTYKPEALILE